From the Homo sapiens chromosome 1, GRCh38.p14 Primary Assembly genome, one window contains:
- the CLCC1 gene encoding chloride channel CLIC-like protein 1 isoform 6 (isoform 6 is encoded by transcript variant 17), with product MDLLTQLCALLHQLMEPDENKGDMHYDAEIILKRETLLEIQKFLNGEDWKPGALDDALSDILINFKFHDFETWKWRFEDSFGVDPYNVLMVLLCLLCIVVLVATELWTYVRWYTQLRRVLIISFLFSLGWNWMYLYKLAFAQHQAEVAKMEPLNNVCAKKMDWTGSIWEWFRSSWTYKDDPCQKYYELLLVNPIWLVPPTKALAVTFTTFVTEPLKHIGKGTGEFIKALMKEIPALLHLPVLIIMALAILSFCYGAGKSVHVLRHIGGPESEPPQALRPRDRRRQEEIDYRPDGGAGDADFHYRGQMGPTEQGPYAKTYEGRREILRERDVDLRFQTGNKSPEVLRAFDVPDAEAREHPTVVPSHKSPVLDTKPKETGGILGEGTPKESSTESSQSAKPVSGQDTSGNTEGSPAAEKAQLKSEAAGSPDQGSTYSPARGVAGPRGQDPVSSPCG from the exons ATGGATTTACTTACTCAGCTCTGTGCACTGCTCCACCAGTTAATGGAG CCTGATGAAAACAAAGGCGATATGCATTATGATGCTGAGATTATCCTTAAAAGAGAAActttgttagaaatacagaagtTTCTCAATGGAGAAGACTGGAAACCAGGTGCCTTGGATGATGCACTAAgtgatattttaattaattttaagtttcATGATTTTGAAACATGGAAGTGGCGATTCGAAGATTCCTTTGGAGTGGATCCATATAATGTGTTAATG GTACTTCTTTGTCTGCTCTGCATCGTGGTTTTAGTGGCTACTGAGCTGTGGACATATGTACGTTGGTACACTCAGTTGAGACGTGTTTTAATCATCAGCTTTCTGTTCAGTTTGGGATGGAATTGGATGTATTTATATAAG CTAGCTTTTGCACAGCATCAGGCTGAAGTCGCCAAGATGGAGCCATTAAACAATGTGTGTGCCAAAAAGATGGACTGGACTGGAAGTATCTGGG AATGGTTTAGAAGTTCATGGACCTATAAGGATGACCCATGCCAAAAATACTATGAGCTCTTACTAGTCAACCCTATTTGGTTGGTCCCACCAACAAAG GCACTTGCAGTTACATTCACCACATTTGTAACGGAGCCATTGAAGCATATTGGAAAAGGAACTGGGGAATTTATTAAAGCACTCATGAAGGAAATTCCAGCGCTGCTTCATCTTCCAGTGCTGATAATTATGGCATTAGCCATCCTG AGTTTCTGCTATGGTGCTGGAAAATCAGTTCATGTGCTGAGACATATAGGCGGTCCTGAGAGCGAACCTCCCCAGGCACTTCGGCCACGGGATAGAAGACGGCAGGAGGAAATTGATTATAGACCTGATGGTGGAGCAGGTGATGCCGATTTCCATTATAGGGGCCAAATGGGCCCCACTGAGCAAGGCCCTTATGCCAAAACGTATGAGGGTAGAAGAGagattttgagagagagagatgttgaCTTGAGATTTCAGACTGGCAACAAGAGCCCTGAAGTGCTCCGGGCATTTGATGTACCAGACGCAGAGGCACGAGAGCATCCCACGGTGGTACCCAGT CATAAATCACCTGTTTTGGATACAAAGCCCAAGGAGACAGGTGGAATCCTGGGGGAAGGCACACCGAAAGAAAGCAGTACTGAAAGCAGCCAGTCGGCCAAGCCTGTCTCTGGCCAAGACACATCAGGGAATACAGAAGGTTCACCCGCAGCGGAAAAGGCCCAGCTCAAGTCTGAAGCCGCAGGCAGCCCAGACCAAGGCAGCACATACAGCCCCGCAAGAGGTGTGGCTGGACCACGTGGACAGGATCCGGTCAGCAGCCCCTGTGGCTAG
- the CLCC1 gene encoding chloride channel CLIC-like protein 1 isoform 1 precursor (isoform 1 precursor is encoded by transcript variant 5) translates to MLCSLLLCECLLLVAGYAHDDDWIDPTDMLNYDAASGTMRKSQAKYGISGEKDVSPDLSCADEISECYHKLDSLTYKIDECEKKKREDYESQSNPVFRRYLNKILIEAGKLGLPDENKGDMHYDAEIILKRETLLEIQKFLNGEDWKPGALDDALSDILINFKFHDFETWKWRFEDSFGVDPYNVLMVLLCLLCIVVLVATELWTYVRWYTQLRRVLIISFLFSLGWNWMYLYKLAFAQHQAEVAKMEPLNNVCAKKMDWTGSIWEWFRSSWTYKDDPCQKYYELLLVNPIWLVPPTKALAVTFTTFVTEPLKHIGKGTGEFIKALMKEIPALLHLPVLIIMALAILSFCYGAGKSVHVLRHIGGPESEPPQALRPRDRRRQEEIDYRPDGGAGDADFHYRGQMGPTEQGPYAKTYEGRREILRERDVDLRFQTGNKSPEVLRAFDVPDAEAREHPTVVPSHKSPVLDTKPKETGGILGEGTPKESSTESSQSAKPVSGQDTSGNTEGSPAAEKAQLKSEAAGSPDQGSTYSPARGVAGPRGQDPVSSPCG, encoded by the exons ATGCTGTGTTCTTTGCTCCTTTGTGAATGTCTGTTGCTGGTAGCTGGTTATGCTCATGATGATGACTGGATTGACCCCACAGACATGCTTAACTATGATGCTGCTTCAGGAACAATGAGAAAATCtcag GCAAAATATGGTATTTCAGGGGAAAAGGATGTCAGTCCTGACTTGTCATGTGCTGATGAAATATCAGAATGTTATCACAAACTTGATTCTTTAACTTATAAG ATTGATGagtgtgaaaagaaaaagagggaagactATGAAAGTCAAAGCAATCCTGTTTTTAGGAGATActtaaataagattttaattgAAGCTGGAAAGCTTGGACTT CCTGATGAAAACAAAGGCGATATGCATTATGATGCTGAGATTATCCTTAAAAGAGAAActttgttagaaatacagaagtTTCTCAATGGAGAAGACTGGAAACCAGGTGCCTTGGATGATGCACTAAgtgatattttaattaattttaagtttcATGATTTTGAAACATGGAAGTGGCGATTCGAAGATTCCTTTGGAGTGGATCCATATAATGTGTTAATG GTACTTCTTTGTCTGCTCTGCATCGTGGTTTTAGTGGCTACTGAGCTGTGGACATATGTACGTTGGTACACTCAGTTGAGACGTGTTTTAATCATCAGCTTTCTGTTCAGTTTGGGATGGAATTGGATGTATTTATATAAG CTAGCTTTTGCACAGCATCAGGCTGAAGTCGCCAAGATGGAGCCATTAAACAATGTGTGTGCCAAAAAGATGGACTGGACTGGAAGTATCTGGG AATGGTTTAGAAGTTCATGGACCTATAAGGATGACCCATGCCAAAAATACTATGAGCTCTTACTAGTCAACCCTATTTGGTTGGTCCCACCAACAAAG GCACTTGCAGTTACATTCACCACATTTGTAACGGAGCCATTGAAGCATATTGGAAAAGGAACTGGGGAATTTATTAAAGCACTCATGAAGGAAATTCCAGCGCTGCTTCATCTTCCAGTGCTGATAATTATGGCATTAGCCATCCTG AGTTTCTGCTATGGTGCTGGAAAATCAGTTCATGTGCTGAGACATATAGGCGGTCCTGAGAGCGAACCTCCCCAGGCACTTCGGCCACGGGATAGAAGACGGCAGGAGGAAATTGATTATAGACCTGATGGTGGAGCAGGTGATGCCGATTTCCATTATAGGGGCCAAATGGGCCCCACTGAGCAAGGCCCTTATGCCAAAACGTATGAGGGTAGAAGAGagattttgagagagagagatgttgaCTTGAGATTTCAGACTGGCAACAAGAGCCCTGAAGTGCTCCGGGCATTTGATGTACCAGACGCAGAGGCACGAGAGCATCCCACGGTGGTACCCAGT CATAAATCACCTGTTTTGGATACAAAGCCCAAGGAGACAGGTGGAATCCTGGGGGAAGGCACACCGAAAGAAAGCAGTACTGAAAGCAGCCAGTCGGCCAAGCCTGTCTCTGGCCAAGACACATCAGGGAATACAGAAGGTTCACCCGCAGCGGAAAAGGCCCAGCTCAAGTCTGAAGCCGCAGGCAGCCCAGACCAAGGCAGCACATACAGCCCCGCAAGAGGTGTGGCTGGACCACGTGGACAGGATCCGGTCAGCAGCCCCTGTGGCTAG
- the CLCC1 gene encoding chloride channel CLIC-like protein 1 isoform 5 precursor (isoform 5 precursor is encoded by transcript variant 16), whose amino-acid sequence MLCSLLLCECLLLVAGYAHDDDWIDPTDMLNYDAASGTMRKSQIDECEKKKREDYESQSNPVFRRYLNKILIEAGKLGLPDENKGDMHYDAEIILKRETLLEIQKFLNGEDWKPGALDDALSDILINFKFHDFETWKWRFEDSFGVDPYNVLMVLLCLLCIVVLVATELWTYVRWYTQLRRVLIISFLFSLGWNWMYLYKLAFAQHQAEVAKMEPLNNVCAKKMDWTGSIWEWFRSSWTYKDDPCQKYYELLLVNPIWLVPPTKALAVTFTTFVTEPLKHIGKGTGEFIKALMKEIPALLHLPVLIIMALAILSFCYGAGKSVHVLRHIGGPESEPPQALRPRDRRRQEEIDYRPDGGAGDADFHYRGQMGPTEQGPYAKTYEGRREILRERDVDLRFQTGNKSPEVLRAFDVPDAEAREHPTVVPSHKSPVLDTKPKETGGILGEGTPKESSTESSQSAKPVSGQDTSGNTEGSPAAEKAQLKSEAAGSPDQGSTYSPARGVAGPRGQDPVSSPCG is encoded by the exons ATGCTGTGTTCTTTGCTCCTTTGTGAATGTCTGTTGCTGGTAGCTGGTTATGCTCATGATGATGACTGGATTGACCCCACAGACATGCTTAACTATGATGCTGCTTCAGGAACAATGAGAAAATCtcag ATTGATGagtgtgaaaagaaaaagagggaagactATGAAAGTCAAAGCAATCCTGTTTTTAGGAGATActtaaataagattttaattgAAGCTGGAAAGCTTGGACTT CCTGATGAAAACAAAGGCGATATGCATTATGATGCTGAGATTATCCTTAAAAGAGAAActttgttagaaatacagaagtTTCTCAATGGAGAAGACTGGAAACCAGGTGCCTTGGATGATGCACTAAgtgatattttaattaattttaagtttcATGATTTTGAAACATGGAAGTGGCGATTCGAAGATTCCTTTGGAGTGGATCCATATAATGTGTTAATG GTACTTCTTTGTCTGCTCTGCATCGTGGTTTTAGTGGCTACTGAGCTGTGGACATATGTACGTTGGTACACTCAGTTGAGACGTGTTTTAATCATCAGCTTTCTGTTCAGTTTGGGATGGAATTGGATGTATTTATATAAG CTAGCTTTTGCACAGCATCAGGCTGAAGTCGCCAAGATGGAGCCATTAAACAATGTGTGTGCCAAAAAGATGGACTGGACTGGAAGTATCTGGG AATGGTTTAGAAGTTCATGGACCTATAAGGATGACCCATGCCAAAAATACTATGAGCTCTTACTAGTCAACCCTATTTGGTTGGTCCCACCAACAAAG GCACTTGCAGTTACATTCACCACATTTGTAACGGAGCCATTGAAGCATATTGGAAAAGGAACTGGGGAATTTATTAAAGCACTCATGAAGGAAATTCCAGCGCTGCTTCATCTTCCAGTGCTGATAATTATGGCATTAGCCATCCTG AGTTTCTGCTATGGTGCTGGAAAATCAGTTCATGTGCTGAGACATATAGGCGGTCCTGAGAGCGAACCTCCCCAGGCACTTCGGCCACGGGATAGAAGACGGCAGGAGGAAATTGATTATAGACCTGATGGTGGAGCAGGTGATGCCGATTTCCATTATAGGGGCCAAATGGGCCCCACTGAGCAAGGCCCTTATGCCAAAACGTATGAGGGTAGAAGAGagattttgagagagagagatgttgaCTTGAGATTTCAGACTGGCAACAAGAGCCCTGAAGTGCTCCGGGCATTTGATGTACCAGACGCAGAGGCACGAGAGCATCCCACGGTGGTACCCAGT CATAAATCACCTGTTTTGGATACAAAGCCCAAGGAGACAGGTGGAATCCTGGGGGAAGGCACACCGAAAGAAAGCAGTACTGAAAGCAGCCAGTCGGCCAAGCCTGTCTCTGGCCAAGACACATCAGGGAATACAGAAGGTTCACCCGCAGCGGAAAAGGCCCAGCTCAAGTCTGAAGCCGCAGGCAGCCCAGACCAAGGCAGCACATACAGCCCCGCAAGAGGTGTGGCTGGACCACGTGGACAGGATCCGGTCAGCAGCCCCTGTGGCTAG
- the CLCC1 gene encoding chloride channel CLIC-like protein 1 isoform 4 precursor (isoform 4 precursor is encoded by transcript variant 4), producing MLCSLLLCECLLLVAGYAHDDDWIDPTDMLNYDAASGTMRKSQAKYGISGEKDVSPDLSCADEISECYHKLDSLTYKIDECEKKKREDYESQSNPVFRRYLNKILIEAGKLGLALAVTFTTFVTEPLKHIGKGTGEFIKALMKEIPALLHLPVLIIMALAILSFCYGAGKSVHVLRHIGGPESEPPQALRPRDRRRQEEIDYRPDGGAGDADFHYRGQMGPTEQGPYAKTYEGRREILRERDVDLRFQTGNKSPEVLRAFDVPDAEAREHPTVVPSHKSPVLDTKPKETGGILGEGTPKESSTESSQSAKPVSGQDTSGNTEGSPAAEKAQLKSEAAGSPDQGSTYSPARGVAGPRGQDPVSSPCG from the exons ATGCTGTGTTCTTTGCTCCTTTGTGAATGTCTGTTGCTGGTAGCTGGTTATGCTCATGATGATGACTGGATTGACCCCACAGACATGCTTAACTATGATGCTGCTTCAGGAACAATGAGAAAATCtcag GCAAAATATGGTATTTCAGGGGAAAAGGATGTCAGTCCTGACTTGTCATGTGCTGATGAAATATCAGAATGTTATCACAAACTTGATTCTTTAACTTATAAG ATTGATGagtgtgaaaagaaaaagagggaagactATGAAAGTCAAAGCAATCCTGTTTTTAGGAGATActtaaataagattttaattgAAGCTGGAAAGCTTGGACTT GCACTTGCAGTTACATTCACCACATTTGTAACGGAGCCATTGAAGCATATTGGAAAAGGAACTGGGGAATTTATTAAAGCACTCATGAAGGAAATTCCAGCGCTGCTTCATCTTCCAGTGCTGATAATTATGGCATTAGCCATCCTG AGTTTCTGCTATGGTGCTGGAAAATCAGTTCATGTGCTGAGACATATAGGCGGTCCTGAGAGCGAACCTCCCCAGGCACTTCGGCCACGGGATAGAAGACGGCAGGAGGAAATTGATTATAGACCTGATGGTGGAGCAGGTGATGCCGATTTCCATTATAGGGGCCAAATGGGCCCCACTGAGCAAGGCCCTTATGCCAAAACGTATGAGGGTAGAAGAGagattttgagagagagagatgttgaCTTGAGATTTCAGACTGGCAACAAGAGCCCTGAAGTGCTCCGGGCATTTGATGTACCAGACGCAGAGGCACGAGAGCATCCCACGGTGGTACCCAGT CATAAATCACCTGTTTTGGATACAAAGCCCAAGGAGACAGGTGGAATCCTGGGGGAAGGCACACCGAAAGAAAGCAGTACTGAAAGCAGCCAGTCGGCCAAGCCTGTCTCTGGCCAAGACACATCAGGGAATACAGAAGGTTCACCCGCAGCGGAAAAGGCCCAGCTCAAGTCTGAAGCCGCAGGCAGCCCAGACCAAGGCAGCACATACAGCCCCGCAAGAGGTGTGGCTGGACCACGTGGACAGGATCCGGTCAGCAGCCCCTGTGGCTAG
- the CLCC1 gene encoding chloride channel CLIC-like protein 1 isoform 2 precursor (isoform 2 precursor is encoded by transcript variant 2) — protein MLCSLLLCECLLLVAGYAHDDDWIDPTDMLNYDAASGTMRKSQAKYGISGEKDVSPDLSCADEISECYHKLDSLTYKIDECEKKKREDYESQSNPVFRRYLNKILIEAGKLGLFHDFETWKWRFEDSFGVDPYNVLMVLLCLLCIVVLVATELWTYVRWYTQLRRVLIISFLFSLGWNWMYLYKLAFAQHQAEVAKMEPLNNVCAKKMDWTGSIWEWFRSSWTYKDDPCQKYYELLLVNPIWLVPPTKALAVTFTTFVTEPLKHIGKGTGEFIKALMKEIPALLHLPVLIIMALAILSFCYGAGKSVHVLRHIGGPESEPPQALRPRDRRRQEEIDYRPDGGAGDADFHYRGQMGPTEQGPYAKTYEGRREILRERDVDLRFQTGNKSPEVLRAFDVPDAEAREHPTVVPSHKSPVLDTKPKETGGILGEGTPKESSTESSQSAKPVSGQDTSGNTEGSPAAEKAQLKSEAAGSPDQGSTYSPARGVAGPRGQDPVSSPCG, from the exons ATGCTGTGTTCTTTGCTCCTTTGTGAATGTCTGTTGCTGGTAGCTGGTTATGCTCATGATGATGACTGGATTGACCCCACAGACATGCTTAACTATGATGCTGCTTCAGGAACAATGAGAAAATCtcag GCAAAATATGGTATTTCAGGGGAAAAGGATGTCAGTCCTGACTTGTCATGTGCTGATGAAATATCAGAATGTTATCACAAACTTGATTCTTTAACTTATAAG ATTGATGagtgtgaaaagaaaaagagggaagactATGAAAGTCAAAGCAATCCTGTTTTTAGGAGATActtaaataagattttaattgAAGCTGGAAAGCTTGGACTT tttcATGATTTTGAAACATGGAAGTGGCGATTCGAAGATTCCTTTGGAGTGGATCCATATAATGTGTTAATG GTACTTCTTTGTCTGCTCTGCATCGTGGTTTTAGTGGCTACTGAGCTGTGGACATATGTACGTTGGTACACTCAGTTGAGACGTGTTTTAATCATCAGCTTTCTGTTCAGTTTGGGATGGAATTGGATGTATTTATATAAG CTAGCTTTTGCACAGCATCAGGCTGAAGTCGCCAAGATGGAGCCATTAAACAATGTGTGTGCCAAAAAGATGGACTGGACTGGAAGTATCTGGG AATGGTTTAGAAGTTCATGGACCTATAAGGATGACCCATGCCAAAAATACTATGAGCTCTTACTAGTCAACCCTATTTGGTTGGTCCCACCAACAAAG GCACTTGCAGTTACATTCACCACATTTGTAACGGAGCCATTGAAGCATATTGGAAAAGGAACTGGGGAATTTATTAAAGCACTCATGAAGGAAATTCCAGCGCTGCTTCATCTTCCAGTGCTGATAATTATGGCATTAGCCATCCTG AGTTTCTGCTATGGTGCTGGAAAATCAGTTCATGTGCTGAGACATATAGGCGGTCCTGAGAGCGAACCTCCCCAGGCACTTCGGCCACGGGATAGAAGACGGCAGGAGGAAATTGATTATAGACCTGATGGTGGAGCAGGTGATGCCGATTTCCATTATAGGGGCCAAATGGGCCCCACTGAGCAAGGCCCTTATGCCAAAACGTATGAGGGTAGAAGAGagattttgagagagagagatgttgaCTTGAGATTTCAGACTGGCAACAAGAGCCCTGAAGTGCTCCGGGCATTTGATGTACCAGACGCAGAGGCACGAGAGCATCCCACGGTGGTACCCAGT CATAAATCACCTGTTTTGGATACAAAGCCCAAGGAGACAGGTGGAATCCTGGGGGAAGGCACACCGAAAGAAAGCAGTACTGAAAGCAGCCAGTCGGCCAAGCCTGTCTCTGGCCAAGACACATCAGGGAATACAGAAGGTTCACCCGCAGCGGAAAAGGCCCAGCTCAAGTCTGAAGCCGCAGGCAGCCCAGACCAAGGCAGCACATACAGCCCCGCAAGAGGTGTGGCTGGACCACGTGGACAGGATCCGGTCAGCAGCCCCTGTGGCTAG
- the CLCC1 gene encoding chloride channel CLIC-like protein 1 isoform 3 precursor (isoform 3 precursor is encoded by transcript variant 3): MLCSLLLCECLLLVAGYAHDDDWIDPTDMLNYDAASGTMRKSQAKYGISGEKDVSPDLSCADEISECYHKLDSLTYKIDECEKKKREDYESQSNPVFRRYLNKILIEAGKLGLLAFAQHQAEVAKMEPLNNVCAKKMDWTGSIWEWFRSSWTYKDDPCQKYYELLLVNPIWLVPPTKALAVTFTTFVTEPLKHIGKGTGEFIKALMKEIPALLHLPVLIIMALAILSFCYGAGKSVHVLRHIGGPESEPPQALRPRDRRRQEEIDYRPDGGAGDADFHYRGQMGPTEQGPYAKTYEGRREILRERDVDLRFQTGNKSPEVLRAFDVPDAEAREHPTVVPSHKSPVLDTKPKETGGILGEGTPKESSTESSQSAKPVSGQDTSGNTEGSPAAEKAQLKSEAAGSPDQGSTYSPARGVAGPRGQDPVSSPCG, encoded by the exons ATGCTGTGTTCTTTGCTCCTTTGTGAATGTCTGTTGCTGGTAGCTGGTTATGCTCATGATGATGACTGGATTGACCCCACAGACATGCTTAACTATGATGCTGCTTCAGGAACAATGAGAAAATCtcag GCAAAATATGGTATTTCAGGGGAAAAGGATGTCAGTCCTGACTTGTCATGTGCTGATGAAATATCAGAATGTTATCACAAACTTGATTCTTTAACTTATAAG ATTGATGagtgtgaaaagaaaaagagggaagactATGAAAGTCAAAGCAATCCTGTTTTTAGGAGATActtaaataagattttaattgAAGCTGGAAAGCTTGGACTT CTAGCTTTTGCACAGCATCAGGCTGAAGTCGCCAAGATGGAGCCATTAAACAATGTGTGTGCCAAAAAGATGGACTGGACTGGAAGTATCTGGG AATGGTTTAGAAGTTCATGGACCTATAAGGATGACCCATGCCAAAAATACTATGAGCTCTTACTAGTCAACCCTATTTGGTTGGTCCCACCAACAAAG GCACTTGCAGTTACATTCACCACATTTGTAACGGAGCCATTGAAGCATATTGGAAAAGGAACTGGGGAATTTATTAAAGCACTCATGAAGGAAATTCCAGCGCTGCTTCATCTTCCAGTGCTGATAATTATGGCATTAGCCATCCTG AGTTTCTGCTATGGTGCTGGAAAATCAGTTCATGTGCTGAGACATATAGGCGGTCCTGAGAGCGAACCTCCCCAGGCACTTCGGCCACGGGATAGAAGACGGCAGGAGGAAATTGATTATAGACCTGATGGTGGAGCAGGTGATGCCGATTTCCATTATAGGGGCCAAATGGGCCCCACTGAGCAAGGCCCTTATGCCAAAACGTATGAGGGTAGAAGAGagattttgagagagagagatgttgaCTTGAGATTTCAGACTGGCAACAAGAGCCCTGAAGTGCTCCGGGCATTTGATGTACCAGACGCAGAGGCACGAGAGCATCCCACGGTGGTACCCAGT CATAAATCACCTGTTTTGGATACAAAGCCCAAGGAGACAGGTGGAATCCTGGGGGAAGGCACACCGAAAGAAAGCAGTACTGAAAGCAGCCAGTCGGCCAAGCCTGTCTCTGGCCAAGACACATCAGGGAATACAGAAGGTTCACCCGCAGCGGAAAAGGCCCAGCTCAAGTCTGAAGCCGCAGGCAGCCCAGACCAAGGCAGCACATACAGCCCCGCAAGAGGTGTGGCTGGACCACGTGGACAGGATCCGGTCAGCAGCCCCTGTGGCTAG